A genomic stretch from Sphingobacterium sp. ML3W includes:
- a CDS encoding alkaline phosphatase encodes MVKVLKVSRNKLGGLLLIAGLCGGPLGASAQTLNEKFEQLMFNREKGQAGAINYAGHSHNDYWQSQPFYTAYYAGMQSIEADIFLRNGKLMVAHDAKEIKTENTLNALYLDPVAALYRKNGGTAFADKAKKLQLLIDVKENYKQVLPILVKALEQYGDLFNPLKNTNGVKVIVTGGRPKPDGFKDYPKWLFFDGEVNWSYDAASLAQTGLISADLKDYTDWNGKGLPENIPAIKKAVAKADSLGLRFRFYGTHDSPNAWQQLINLGVYWINTDHPKTLELFLDQRERSSFQSVKPQAIYTPSFQYDGQDRKVKRILLLIGDGMGLAAVKAATLANGGALNMTQIKTVGLSQTEALNSDNTDSAAGGSAIAVGRKVNNRAIAVDSNGKPLPSVAAVLADQGWKTGVISIGDVTDATPAVFYAHQQERNESESILGQFQHSTVDFILGGKPGWLQKRSDWKGYAGVSIVKDQIDQSSGKQIVFLSDELLKPVKDGRSTILKQSMLDGIKFLSRDDKPFFLMAESAQIDYAGHANDLKYSVMETLDLDKTVEEALKLADQDPEMLVVVTADHETGGLTLLDSDRKSGRVMVNFSSNDHTNAFVPVFAYGARSFLFRGVYDNTAIFHKLLEAVK; translated from the coding sequence ATGGTAAAAGTTCTAAAAGTCTCCCGAAATAAACTGGGAGGCTTATTGCTAATCGCTGGCTTGTGTGGAGGACCTTTAGGGGCTTCCGCACAAACACTCAATGAGAAATTTGAGCAGCTGATGTTCAACCGTGAAAAAGGACAGGCGGGGGCGATCAACTATGCTGGACATAGTCATAACGATTATTGGCAGAGTCAGCCTTTCTACACAGCCTATTATGCGGGAATGCAATCCATTGAAGCGGATATTTTTCTGCGCAATGGTAAATTGATGGTTGCGCATGATGCAAAGGAAATCAAAACGGAGAATACGCTCAATGCACTTTATCTGGATCCTGTGGCTGCACTATATCGCAAAAATGGCGGAACAGCCTTTGCTGACAAAGCAAAAAAGCTACAGTTGCTTATCGACGTCAAAGAAAACTATAAACAGGTATTGCCAATTCTTGTCAAAGCGCTTGAACAATATGGAGATCTGTTCAATCCGCTTAAAAATACCAATGGGGTTAAAGTAATCGTAACAGGCGGGAGACCTAAGCCAGATGGATTTAAGGATTATCCCAAATGGCTGTTTTTTGATGGTGAAGTCAATTGGAGCTACGATGCAGCAAGCCTGGCGCAGACCGGATTGATCAGTGCGGATCTAAAGGATTATACGGACTGGAACGGTAAGGGATTGCCCGAAAATATTCCGGCCATCAAAAAGGCGGTCGCCAAGGCAGATTCACTGGGACTCCGTTTTCGTTTTTACGGAACACACGACAGTCCCAATGCCTGGCAGCAGCTTATTAATCTCGGCGTGTACTGGATCAATACCGATCATCCCAAGACCTTAGAATTATTTCTTGATCAGCGTGAACGGTCATCTTTCCAATCGGTAAAACCACAGGCGATCTATACACCGAGTTTTCAATATGACGGTCAGGACCGTAAGGTGAAGCGGATTCTGCTTTTGATTGGGGACGGAATGGGGCTGGCCGCTGTAAAAGCAGCGACATTGGCCAATGGTGGCGCGCTCAATATGACACAGATCAAAACAGTCGGACTTTCACAGACCGAGGCATTGAATTCGGACAATACCGACTCCGCTGCCGGAGGTTCAGCCATCGCTGTAGGGCGGAAAGTAAATAACCGCGCAATTGCTGTCGATTCAAACGGTAAGCCATTGCCCAGCGTAGCTGCAGTGCTGGCCGATCAGGGATGGAAAACAGGAGTGATCAGCATCGGTGATGTGACAGACGCCACTCCCGCAGTATTCTATGCCCATCAGCAGGAACGGAATGAGAGCGAATCCATTTTAGGACAGTTCCAACATTCCACAGTGGATTTTATTTTGGGCGGAAAACCCGGCTGGTTGCAGAAGAGAAGTGACTGGAAAGGATACGCTGGTGTTTCGATTGTAAAAGATCAGATCGATCAATCCAGTGGTAAGCAGATTGTCTTCCTGTCGGACGAACTTCTTAAGCCTGTGAAAGATGGTCGATCAACGATTTTAAAACAATCCATGCTGGATGGCATAAAGTTTCTGTCCCGCGATGATAAACCATTCTTTCTGATGGCAGAGTCTGCGCAGATTGACTATGCCGGCCATGCGAATGACCTCAAATATTCGGTCATGGAAACATTGGATCTTGACAAAACTGTCGAAGAAGCCCTAAAGTTGGCCGATCAGGATCCAGAGATGCTGGTTGTTGTAACTGCAGATCATGAAACCGGCGGACTTACATTGCTGGATTCTGACCGTAAATCAGGACGTGTGATGGTTAATTTTAGCAGCAACGATCATACGAATGCGTTCGTTCCAGTATTTGCTTATGGAGCCCGCTCGTTCTTATTTCGGGGGGTATACGATAATACAGCTATTTTCCATAAACTACTGGAAGCTGTGAAGTAA